One genomic window of Gossypium hirsutum isolate 1008001.06 chromosome D11, Gossypium_hirsutum_v2.1, whole genome shotgun sequence includes the following:
- the LOC107912842 gene encoding protein MALE DISCOVERER 2 isoform X1 → MYGLWGFERLKLRMMVVMLLMLVLSLFEQNMSFSSPLNSEGLALLRFKQRVVSDPFGALSNWKEIDGEIDPCSWFGVECSDEKVVILNLKDLCLVGNLGPEFGKLENLKSIILRNNSFSGSIPQEIGELKELEVLDLGFNNFSGPFPSDFGNNLSLTTLLLDNNEFLGNLAPEIYEVKMLSEFQVDENRLTDAATIPSCKSSGFPCIASISDCYSCHMMNE, encoded by the exons ATGTATGGACTCTGGGGATTCGAGCGGTTGAAGCTCAGGATGATGGTGGTCATGCTGTTAATGCTGGTTTTATCATTGTTTGAGCAGAATATGAGCTTCTCCTCGCCTTTGAACAGTGAAG GTTTGGCTTTGTTGAGGTTCAAACAGAGAGTGGTAAGTGACCCCTTTGGTGCTTTATCGAACTGGAAGGAAATTGATGGAGAGATTGATCCGTGTTCTTGGTTCGGGGTCGAATGCTCTGATGAAAAAGTTGTAATTTT AAATTTGAAAGATCTTTGCCTTGTTGGGAACCTGGGACCTGAATTTGGGAAGCTGGAGAATTTAAAATCTAT TATATTGCGCAACAACTCTTTCTCTGGAAGCATTCCTCAAGAAATTGGGGAATTGAAGGAGCTGGAGGTGTTGGATTTAGGATTCAATAACTTTAGTGGACCATTTCCATCTGATTTTGGCAACAATCTCTCCTTGACAACACT TTTACTTGACAACAATGAGTTTCTTGGAAATCTAGCACCTGAAATATACGAGGTTAAGATGCTTTCTGAATTTCAAGTAGATGAGAATCGGCTAACTGATGCTGCTACTATACCATCTTGTAAAAGCAGTGGTTTCCCCTG
- the LOC107912842 gene encoding protein MALE DISCOVERER 2 isoform X2, translating to MYGLWGFERLKLRMMVVMLLMLVLSLFEQNMSFSSPLNSEGLALLRFKQRVVSDPFGALSNWKEIDGEIDPCSWFGVECSDEKVVILNLKDLCLVGNLGPEFGKLENLKSIILRNNSFSGSIPQEIGELKELEVLDLGFNNFSGPFPSDFGNNLSLTTLLLDNNEFLGNLAPEIYEVKMLSEFQVDENRLTDAATIPSCKSSGFP from the exons ATGTATGGACTCTGGGGATTCGAGCGGTTGAAGCTCAGGATGATGGTGGTCATGCTGTTAATGCTGGTTTTATCATTGTTTGAGCAGAATATGAGCTTCTCCTCGCCTTTGAACAGTGAAG GTTTGGCTTTGTTGAGGTTCAAACAGAGAGTGGTAAGTGACCCCTTTGGTGCTTTATCGAACTGGAAGGAAATTGATGGAGAGATTGATCCGTGTTCTTGGTTCGGGGTCGAATGCTCTGATGAAAAAGTTGTAATTTT AAATTTGAAAGATCTTTGCCTTGTTGGGAACCTGGGACCTGAATTTGGGAAGCTGGAGAATTTAAAATCTAT TATATTGCGCAACAACTCTTTCTCTGGAAGCATTCCTCAAGAAATTGGGGAATTGAAGGAGCTGGAGGTGTTGGATTTAGGATTCAATAACTTTAGTGGACCATTTCCATCTGATTTTGGCAACAATCTCTCCTTGACAACACT TTTACTTGACAACAATGAGTTTCTTGGAAATCTAGCACCTGAAATATACGAGGTTAAGATGCTTTCTGAATTTCAAGTAGATGAGAATCGGCTAACTGATGCTGCTACTATACCATCTTGTAAAAGCAGTGGTTTCCCCTG